A single Clostridium sp. AN503 DNA region contains:
- the araA gene encoding L-arabinose isomerase, with protein sequence MDGKNYKFWFATGSQDLYGDECLANVAEHSRIIVARLNESGVLPFELVWKPTLIDNTSIRRLFNEANGDEECAGVITWMHTFSPAKSWILGLQEYRKPLMHLHTQFNQEIPYDTIDMDFMNENQSAHGDREYGHIVSRMGIERKVVMGHWDDPAVQKRIADWMRTAIGIMESSHIRVVRIADNMRNVAVTEGDKVEAQIKFGWEIDAYPVNEIAEYVKDVSAGDIETLVEEYYSRYDILLEGRDEKEFRSHVAVQAGIEIGFEKFLKEKNYQAIVTHFGDLGSLKQLPGLAIQRLMEKGYGFGGEGDWKTAAMVRLMKLMTSGMKDAKGTSFMEDYTYNLVPGKEGILQAHMLEVCPTISEGPIGIKVCPLSMGDREDPARLVFTSKTGPAVATSLIDLGNRFRLIINEVDCKKVEKPMPKLPVATAFWTPRPNLATGAESWIIAGGAHHTAFSYDLTAEQMGDWAAAMGIEAVYIDNDTTIRGLKNELMWNSVVYR encoded by the coding sequence ATGGACGGTAAAAATTACAAATTTTGGTTCGCGACCGGTTCGCAGGATCTATATGGCGACGAGTGCCTTGCCAATGTGGCAGAGCATTCCAGGATAATCGTGGCAAGATTAAATGAGTCGGGAGTGCTGCCTTTTGAGCTGGTGTGGAAGCCGACGCTGATCGACAACACCTCGATCCGCCGCCTGTTCAACGAGGCCAACGGGGACGAGGAGTGCGCGGGCGTGATCACCTGGATGCATACCTTCTCACCGGCCAAGTCCTGGATCCTGGGGCTTCAGGAGTACAGAAAGCCACTGATGCACCTGCACACCCAGTTCAATCAGGAGATCCCCTACGATACCATCGACATGGATTTCATGAACGAGAACCAGTCCGCCCACGGTGACCGGGAGTATGGTCATATCGTGAGCCGTATGGGGATCGAGCGGAAGGTGGTCATGGGCCACTGGGATGATCCAGCTGTGCAGAAGCGGATCGCCGACTGGATGAGGACCGCCATTGGCATCATGGAGAGCAGCCATATCCGCGTGGTGCGTATTGCTGACAATATGCGCAATGTGGCGGTGACCGAGGGCGACAAGGTGGAAGCCCAGATCAAATTCGGCTGGGAGATCGACGCATATCCGGTGAACGAGATCGCCGAATATGTGAAGGATGTGTCTGCCGGGGACATCGAGACCCTGGTGGAGGAGTATTACAGCAGATATGATATCCTGTTGGAAGGCAGGGACGAAAAAGAGTTCCGCAGCCATGTGGCTGTCCAGGCCGGTATCGAGATCGGCTTTGAGAAGTTTTTGAAGGAGAAGAACTATCAGGCCATCGTCACTCACTTCGGGGATCTTGGCTCCTTAAAGCAGCTTCCGGGGCTTGCGATCCAACGTCTGATGGAGAAAGGCTATGGTTTCGGCGGCGAGGGGGACTGGAAGACCGCAGCCATGGTACGCCTGATGAAGCTGATGACCTCTGGCATGAAGGACGCAAAGGGAACTTCCTTTATGGAGGATTACACCTACAACCTGGTTCCGGGCAAGGAAGGCATCCTTCAGGCCCATATGCTGGAAGTCTGCCCGACCATCTCCGAAGGACCGATCGGCATCAAGGTCTGCCCGCTGTCCATGGGTGACAGGGAAGACCCGGCCAGACTGGTGTTTACCTCCAAGACCGGGCCGGCAGTGGCTACCTCCCTGATCGATCTGGGCAATCGTTTCCGCCTGATCATCAATGAAGTGGACTGCAAGAAGGTGGAGAAGCCCATGCCGAAGCTGCCGGTAGCGACCGCATTCTGGACTCCGCGTCCAAACCTGGCGACCGGAGCGGAGAGCTGGATCATTGCGGGCGGCGCCCATCACACAGCATTTTCCTATGACCTGACCGCAGAGCAGATGGGCGACTGGGCGGCAGCTATGGGGATCGAGGCGGTGTATATCGACAATGACACCACGATCCGCGGGCTGAAAAATGAACTGATGTGGAACTCGGTGGTTTACCGGTAA